A genome region from Pseudanabaena sp. Chao 1811 includes the following:
- a CDS encoding NAD(P)/FAD-dependent oxidoreductase produces MQQLLYIEIPTPQVAAVKTWLQTEYQPPFGKKSVAKHGFILDRQNRSGAIAQLSVFIWTLQRTTYLKIFRWSDEVMDGEKEFLEHFTKAVRQAFPYEFKQPPSIAPNQSIFEALAEEYPLTVKFFQRIPNGEYDLNRVYWWEKRWRESVKNPETPKQVIFEDSQANSAKSDVIYDIVYLGGALGAIHAAMMAKLGYRVCLVERIPFGRMNREWNISRAEFQNLIDFGLFTKEEFEAMITAEYVDGFNKFFDSNNPPHLKAKVLHTPTVLNIAIDTNRLLEICSKKLHQYGAVICDRTEFQKVVINDRGATIFAKNLETNTEVILNSRLVIDAMGSASAIAQQLNAGQAFDSVCPTVGAVLEGFDKHVWDSQYGDVLFSHGDISRGRQLIWELFPAEKDELTIYLFHYHQVHPENPGSLLEMYEDFFTILPEYRRCDMEKLTWKKATFGYITGHYSLNEDSKKCAFDRILAIGDAASLQSPLVFTGFGSLVRNLPRLATLLDTALKHDLLKADDLSQINAYQSNIAVTWLFSKGMMVPTGMYLPPERVNSMLNTFFGLLADEPQPVSDRFIKDRLNWLMFNRLALIAAFKNPKLVIWILEMAGIQDLLKWLSSYGAFTRSSLTNALLGGWLPQILRSCQTWLEPANPRLWLRLLSWSYAINYSVGKPK; encoded by the coding sequence ATGCAGCAGTTACTTTACATCGAGATCCCTACGCCTCAAGTTGCAGCCGTGAAAACATGGCTCCAGACTGAGTACCAACCTCCCTTTGGGAAAAAATCCGTTGCTAAGCATGGCTTTATCCTCGATCGCCAAAATCGCTCAGGAGCGATCGCGCAATTATCAGTATTTATTTGGACATTGCAGCGCACGACTTACCTCAAAATATTCCGATGGTCGGATGAGGTCATGGATGGAGAAAAGGAATTTCTTGAGCATTTCACGAAAGCGGTGCGTCAAGCTTTTCCCTACGAGTTTAAACAGCCGCCTTCGATCGCCCCAAATCAATCAATTTTTGAAGCCTTAGCTGAAGAGTATCCGCTTACGGTTAAATTCTTTCAACGGATTCCCAATGGTGAATATGACCTTAATCGCGTCTATTGGTGGGAAAAGCGCTGGCGGGAGAGTGTTAAAAATCCCGAAACTCCCAAGCAAGTAATTTTTGAAGATTCACAAGCTAATTCTGCCAAATCAGATGTGATCTATGACATCGTGTATCTGGGCGGAGCATTGGGGGCGATTCATGCGGCGATGATGGCGAAGTTAGGCTATCGCGTTTGCTTAGTAGAGCGCATTCCCTTTGGACGGATGAATCGGGAATGGAATATCTCTCGTGCAGAATTTCAGAATCTCATCGATTTTGGACTCTTCACTAAAGAAGAATTTGAAGCGATGATTACGGCGGAATATGTGGATGGATTTAACAAATTCTTTGATAGCAATAATCCCCCACATCTGAAGGCGAAGGTGCTGCATACGCCAACGGTTTTAAATATTGCGATCGATACTAATCGTTTGTTAGAAATTTGTAGTAAAAAATTACATCAATATGGTGCAGTAATTTGCGATCGCACCGAGTTTCAGAAAGTAGTAATTAACGATCGTGGTGCAACCATCTTTGCTAAGAATCTAGAAACCAATACCGAGGTAATTCTTAATTCGCGCTTAGTGATTGATGCGATGGGATCGGCTTCAGCGATCGCGCAACAACTCAATGCTGGTCAAGCCTTTGATAGCGTTTGTCCAACCGTGGGCGCAGTTCTTGAAGGTTTTGATAAGCACGTTTGGGATTCCCAATATGGAGATGTTCTGTTTAGTCATGGTGATATTTCGCGAGGACGGCAATTAATTTGGGAACTCTTTCCAGCAGAAAAGGATGAACTAACGATTTATCTGTTTCATTATCACCAAGTCCATCCCGAAAATCCGGGATCGTTACTGGAAATGTATGAGGACTTCTTCACGATTTTGCCTGAATATCGTCGTTGTGACATGGAGAAACTGACTTGGAAGAAGGCAACCTTTGGCTATATCACAGGACATTACAGCCTCAATGAAGATTCTAAAAAATGCGCCTTTGACCGCATCTTAGCGATCGGTGATGCTGCCTCTTTACAATCGCCCCTAGTCTTTACAGGCTTTGGTTCCCTCGTCCGCAACTTGCCCCGTCTAGCGACTTTGCTGGATACGGCTCTCAAGCATGATTTGCTCAAAGCCGATGATCTCAGCCAGATTAATGCCTATCAAAGTAATATTGCCGTTACTTGGCTATTCTCAAAAGGAATGATGGTTCCAACGGGAATGTATTTACCTCCTGAGCGAGTGAACTCAATGCTCAATACTTTCTTTGGATTACTAGCCGATGAGCCGCAACCCGTCAGCGATCGCTTTATCAAAGATCGCCTCAATTGGTTAATGTTTAACCGACTTGCCCTGATTGCTGCTTTTAAAAATCCGAAATTAGTAATTTGGATTTTGGAAATGGCAGGGATACAGGACTTGCTGAAATGGCTATCTAGTTATGGAGCCTTTACTCGCAGTTCTTTAACTAATGCGCTTTTAGGAGGATGGTTGCCTCAGATTTTGCGAAGTTGTCAGACATGGTTGGAACCTGCTAATCCACGTTTATGGCTACGTCTACTAAGTTGGAGCTATGCTATTAACTATTCCGTTGGTAAACCAAAATGA
- a CDS encoding SRPBCC family protein, protein MSDWLEHTVQTEVTIPVEYAWSLWSDLSAMPRWMKWIDSVVITDDPEISAWKLGTNGLTFTWKSRILKQIPNQIMQWESIGGLPNRGAVRFYGRPNNITIVKLSIAYAIPAIGQLMDNLFLGQLVESTLQEDLERFRVYAQADFAKENQSAAS, encoded by the coding sequence ATGAGTGACTGGCTAGAACATACCGTCCAAACTGAAGTAACTATTCCCGTGGAATATGCGTGGTCGTTATGGTCAGACTTAAGCGCAATGCCCCGTTGGATGAAGTGGATCGACTCCGTAGTCATAACAGATGATCCTGAAATATCGGCTTGGAAACTTGGCACAAACGGTTTAACTTTTACTTGGAAATCTCGGATTCTTAAACAAATTCCCAACCAAATTATGCAATGGGAGTCAATTGGGGGATTACCTAATCGTGGAGCAGTGCGCTTTTACGGTCGCCCCAATAATATAACTATTGTAAAGCTAAGTATTGCTTATGCTATACCTGCGATCGGACAGTTGATGGATAATTTGTTTTTAGGACAACTCGTAGAATCCACCCTGCAAGAAGATCTAGAGAGATTCCGCGTTTATGCTCAAGCGGATTTTGCAAAAGAAAATCAATCAGCCGCTAGCTAG
- a CDS encoding Uma2 family endonuclease, producing MITLTQPRSDSETSQETNLELNFDQFLAQCPEDGRYELVDGKMLKIPATRFHYDVAGLVMDSMSDEIERLNLNYVVNDVAAVLTTNKKGKEQGRHPDVSVINRDVWRSDHLNHRGIREPIQLTVEVVSPNWEDDYTILISSKNMSV from the coding sequence ATGATTACACTCACGCAACCAAGATCTGATTCAGAAACATCCCAAGAGACGAATCTAGAGCTAAATTTTGACCAGTTCTTGGCACAATGTCCTGAGGATGGTCGCTATGAATTAGTGGATGGCAAAATGCTAAAAATACCAGCAACTAGATTTCATTACGATGTTGCTGGCTTAGTCATGGACTCAATGAGTGACGAGATTGAGCGCCTAAATTTAAACTACGTGGTTAATGACGTAGCCGCAGTTTTAACCACCAATAAAAAAGGAAAAGAACAGGGCAGACATCCAGATGTCAGCGTAATTAATCGGGATGTTTGGCGGAGCGATCACCTTAATCATCGGGGTATCCGTGAACCAATTCAGCTTACGGTTGAGGTGGTATCACCAAATTGGGAAGATGACTATACTATATTGATAAGCTCGAAGAATATGAGCGTTTAG
- a CDS encoding DUF4276 family protein — protein MIRLNIIVEGETEELFVNNTLVDHLGQFQISTSACRVTTSKAKGKKGGLENYAKVENDINRWLKQQSKQDARFTTMFDLYALPNEFPSFEQANKLLDPYHKVGLLETAFANSINDNRFIPYIQLHEIESLIFTNLEEIYKSFPEYDTYQNEINRLSTECSSYSSPELINQGITTAPSKRLAKVIPRYDKLKTTLAPQVIQKIGLVKIREKCPHFDQWVTRLERLEI, from the coding sequence ATGATTCGTTTAAACATTATTGTTGAAGGGGAAACAGAAGAATTATTTGTAAACAACACTTTGGTCGATCATTTAGGACAATTTCAAATTTCTACATCTGCTTGCCGCGTAACAACTAGCAAAGCTAAAGGCAAAAAAGGTGGATTAGAAAATTATGCAAAAGTTGAAAATGATATTAATCGCTGGCTAAAGCAACAAAGTAAACAAGATGCAAGATTTACAACTATGTTCGATCTATATGCTTTACCAAATGAATTTCCATCATTTGAGCAAGCTAATAAATTATTAGATCCTTATCATAAAGTTGGATTGTTAGAAACTGCTTTTGCAAATAGTATTAATGATAATCGTTTCATTCCATATATTCAGTTGCATGAAATTGAATCTTTGATTTTTACAAATTTAGAGGAGATATATAAAAGCTTTCCTGAATATGATACATACCAAAATGAAATCAATCGATTGTCCACAGAATGCAGTAGTTATTCATCTCCTGAACTAATTAATCAAGGAATAACTACGGCTCCTTCTAAGCGACTTGCAAAAGTTATCCCCAGATACGACAAATTAAAAACCACTTTAGCTCCTCAAGTAATCCAGAAAATTGGGTTGGTAAAAATCAGAGAAAAATGTCCACATTTTGATCAATGGGTAACACGTTTAGAGAGATTGGAAATTTGA
- a CDS encoding Fur family transcriptional regulator, whose protein sequence is MTSVETTYSPEALKAELNSKGCRMTPQREVILSTFQTLPEGEHLSAEDLYERLKAQGENISLSTIYRTVKMMARMGILRELELTEDHKHYEINQPKPHHHHHLVCVKTNRVIEFKNDQILTISKKVADKYGFSVLDCQLTIIGVSPEGQRSIF, encoded by the coding sequence ATGACTTCTGTGGAGACCACCTATTCACCTGAGGCCCTCAAGGCTGAACTTAATTCCAAAGGTTGTCGCATGACACCCCAACGCGAAGTTATTTTAAGTACATTCCAGACCCTTCCTGAAGGTGAACACTTAAGTGCCGAGGATCTATATGAACGACTAAAAGCACAGGGTGAAAATATCAGCCTTTCAACTATATACCGTACCGTCAAAATGATGGCACGCATGGGCATTTTGCGTGAACTAGAACTCACCGAAGACCACAAACATTATGAAATTAATCAGCCTAAACCACACCATCATCACCATTTAGTCTGTGTAAAAACCAATCGCGTAATTGAGTTTAAAAACGACCAGATTCTCACAATTAGCAAAAAAGTTGCCGACAAATATGGCTTCTCTGTCCTAGATTGCCAACTAACAATTATTGGGGTCAGCCCAGAAGGGCAACGCTCGATTTTTTAA
- a CDS encoding class I SAM-dependent rRNA methyltransferase — translation MPSLPRAIIHRKKVDAVQRFHPWIFSGAIAKLQGDVHDGDLVEAYSEDGRFLAIGLWGMGSIAIKVLSFQPVESMQSLLRDRLKQAFILRKQLGLIDNPETNCYRLINSEGDGLAGLIIDVYGDTAVLQCHSLGTYRYRQDIAEILKDIYGDRLQAVYDKSSVTLSRKSQTQSQDGLLIGEKSADSAEVLEYGHRFIVDWEKGQKTGFFLDQRENRRMFGKYASGKKVLNTFCYSGGFSVYAVAAGAKEVHSIDSSAKAMEWTDRNIAANFDRDRQAIHQSFTGDVFDFLKQCDSDYEAIVLDPPAFAKSLSARHSAMQAYKRLNLQAMSKLKTGGLLFTFSCSQVVNVENFTGAVTAAAIESGRSIRILDHLNHPADHPTSIFHPEGAYLKGLVLSVT, via the coding sequence ATGCCATCGTTGCCCCGTGCGATTATTCATCGTAAAAAAGTCGATGCGGTTCAGCGTTTTCATCCTTGGATCTTTTCAGGCGCGATCGCTAAACTCCAAGGTGACGTTCATGATGGCGATTTGGTCGAAGCCTATAGCGAGGATGGCAGATTTTTAGCGATCGGCTTGTGGGGCATGGGTAGCATTGCGATTAAGGTGCTATCGTTTCAGCCTGTGGAGTCGATGCAAAGTTTATTGCGCGATCGCCTGAAGCAAGCATTTATTTTGAGAAAACAATTAGGTTTAATTGATAATCCAGAAACCAATTGCTATCGGTTAATTAACTCGGAAGGCGATGGCTTAGCAGGATTAATTATTGATGTGTATGGTGATACGGCGGTTTTGCAATGCCATTCTTTGGGAACTTATCGCTATCGTCAGGATATTGCAGAAATCTTGAAGGATATCTATGGCGATCGCTTGCAGGCAGTTTATGACAAAAGCTCGGTAACGCTTTCGCGCAAATCACAAACCCAGTCTCAGGATGGTTTATTAATTGGCGAGAAATCTGCCGATAGCGCTGAGGTTTTGGAATATGGGCATCGCTTTATTGTCGATTGGGAAAAAGGTCAAAAAACAGGATTTTTCTTAGATCAAAGAGAAAATCGTCGGATGTTTGGTAAGTATGCATCGGGGAAAAAGGTTTTAAATACCTTCTGTTATTCGGGTGGTTTCTCGGTTTATGCAGTGGCGGCGGGGGCAAAGGAAGTCCATTCGATCGATAGTTCGGCAAAGGCGATGGAATGGACAGATCGCAATATTGCCGCAAATTTTGATCGCGATCGCCAAGCGATTCATCAATCCTTTACAGGCGATGTCTTTGATTTTCTAAAGCAATGCGACTCTGATTATGAGGCGATCGTGCTTGATCCTCCTGCTTTTGCTAAGAGTCTATCCGCAAGGCATTCGGCGATGCAGGCATACAAGCGCTTGAATTTACAGGCGATGTCGAAATTAAAGACTGGTGGATTGCTATTTACTTTTTCCTGTTCGCAAGTGGTGAATGTGGAGAATTTCACAGGAGCAGTTACTGCGGCGGCGATCGAGTCGGGTCGGTCAATTCGCATTTTGGATCATCTCAATCATCCCGCCGATCATCCCACAAGTATTTTTCATCCTGAAGGGGCATACCTGAAGGGTTTAGTTTTGAGCGTGACCTAA
- a CDS encoding response regulator, with protein sequence MSYNPSLEITGNILLVDDLPENLQLLSDLLTTLGYSIRSVTSGRMALKTAKVKRPDLILLDIKMPDMDGYQVCQAFKADEDLRDIPIIFISALDDVFDKVKAFWSGGVDYIAKPFQSEEVVVRLENQLTIQRQKQALRDEISRRKETEEMLYQSRALLTSVINSVTDGIAAVQAVRDPTTGDIIDFRCLVVNHVIAKLFDRCREDLIGKLVLRKFLERVKPDLFQQLVEVVETGRTLDTKISYSSENNSCYQVIAVKLGDGFTITLRNIVS encoded by the coding sequence ATGAGCTACAATCCTTCACTTGAAATCACTGGCAATATTCTCTTAGTAGACGATCTTCCTGAAAACTTACAACTATTAAGTGATTTATTGACCACACTTGGTTATAGTATTCGCAGTGTTACGAGTGGACGCATGGCGCTAAAAACAGCCAAGGTAAAACGCCCAGACTTGATCCTTTTAGATATTAAAATGCCAGACATGGATGGATATCAGGTTTGTCAAGCATTCAAAGCTGACGAAGATTTACGCGATATACCCATAATTTTTATTAGTGCGCTTGATGATGTCTTCGATAAAGTAAAAGCTTTTTGGTCAGGTGGAGTTGATTATATTGCCAAGCCTTTTCAGAGTGAAGAAGTGGTAGTAAGACTAGAAAACCAGTTAACGATTCAACGGCAAAAGCAAGCATTGCGCGATGAAATTTCTAGACGCAAAGAAACTGAAGAAATGTTATATCAGTCTAGAGCATTACTCACAAGTGTCATCAATAGCGTAACCGATGGCATTGCCGCAGTGCAGGCTGTCCGTGATCCCACCACAGGTGACATCATAGATTTCCGTTGTCTTGTGGTAAATCATGTCATTGCAAAACTATTTGATCGCTGTCGCGAAGATTTAATTGGCAAATTAGTACTAAGAAAGTTTCTCGAACGAGTCAAGCCTGATCTATTTCAACAATTAGTTGAGGTAGTAGAAACAGGTCGGACTTTGGATACAAAAATCTCCTATTCTTCAGAAAACAATAGTTGCTATCAAGTAATAGCTGTTAAGTTAGGTGATGGCTTTACGATCACTTTAAGAAATATTGTTAGTTAG
- a CDS encoding M16 family metallopeptidase gives MPAIVVPRRLDVAVTDHALNDLATRAQLSAPTQHVLPNGIKIIAEQIPVDAVNLSIWVDVGSAVESDDINGMAHFLEHMVFKGSDRLALGEFEQAIEFHGGNTNAATSQDYTHFYINVAPKDFAKLAPLQLDVVLKASIPDEEFQRERHVVLEEIRRSEDNPDRRIYRHISELVYEQLPYRRAVLGPVDVIEKVTSEQMKSFHRQWYAPQNMTIAVVGNLPVSEMIGVIANYFEGDAIADKPQPKTFTPEKPFTEIVRREVTDTSLKQARLSMTWRVSGLTELSETYPLSILANILGSGRTSRMVQDLRENRRIVDRISVSNSAMRWQGNFQVFAKLNVEDVAIVEEAIREHIRQLHEVPVTDEELAKIRTQVSNRFIFGNESPKERAGIYGYYDRIVGSLEPALNYPDLIKSITKEDIQAAVRKYLNPDAYGILIVKP, from the coding sequence ATGCCAGCGATCGTCGTTCCGCGTCGGTTAGATGTAGCTGTGACCGATCATGCACTCAATGATCTAGCTACTAGAGCGCAGCTATCTGCGCCTACTCAACATGTTCTACCCAATGGAATTAAGATTATTGCCGAACAGATTCCTGTAGATGCGGTCAACCTGAGTATTTGGGTTGATGTTGGCTCTGCCGTAGAGAGCGATGACATTAACGGGATGGCGCATTTCTTGGAACATATGGTTTTCAAGGGTAGCGATCGCCTTGCATTGGGAGAATTTGAACAGGCGATCGAGTTCCACGGTGGTAACACTAATGCGGCAACCAGTCAGGACTACACGCATTTTTATATTAATGTTGCACCTAAAGATTTCGCAAAACTCGCACCCTTGCAACTGGATGTAGTCCTAAAAGCTAGCATTCCCGATGAAGAGTTTCAGCGTGAACGTCATGTGGTGCTAGAGGAAATTCGCCGTAGCGAAGATAATCCTGATCGCCGCATTTATCGCCATATTTCCGAATTGGTATATGAGCAATTGCCCTATCGCCGTGCGGTATTAGGTCCCGTTGATGTCATTGAAAAAGTCACATCTGAGCAGATGAAGTCTTTTCATCGTCAGTGGTATGCACCGCAAAACATGACGATCGCTGTGGTTGGCAATTTGCCAGTGAGCGAGATGATCGGTGTAATTGCTAATTACTTTGAAGGAGATGCGATCGCGGATAAACCTCAGCCTAAGACTTTCACTCCCGAAAAGCCCTTTACCGAAATTGTGCGGCGCGAAGTAACCGATACCAGTCTCAAGCAAGCTCGATTGAGCATGACATGGCGCGTTTCTGGCTTGACCGAGCTATCAGAAACCTATCCTCTGAGTATTCTGGCAAATATTCTCGGTAGTGGACGTACTTCGCGGATGGTGCAGGACTTACGCGAAAATCGGCGCATCGTCGATCGCATTTCCGTTAGTAATTCAGCAATGCGTTGGCAAGGTAATTTCCAAGTATTTGCGAAGTTAAATGTGGAGGATGTAGCGATCGTTGAAGAAGCGATTCGTGAGCATATTCGCCAACTGCATGAAGTGCCTGTCACCGATGAGGAACTTGCCAAAATTCGCACTCAAGTCAGCAATCGCTTTATCTTCGGCAATGAGTCACCCAAGGAACGCGCAGGGATCTACGGCTATTACGATCGCATTGTCGGTTCGCTAGAGCCGGCCTTAAACTATCCCGATTTAATCAAATCCATCACTAAAGAGGATATCCAAGCCGCCGTTCGCAAATACCTCAATCCTGATGCCTACGGTATTTTGATTGTCAAACCTTAA
- a CDS encoding AAA family ATPase, protein MLKHISIKGFKSIKELELDLSPINVLIGANGSGKSNFISFFKLLNRMMQSQGELQLFVAQSGGANSFLFDGAEITLQIESELEFEVSKDKFDYAFKNDRFDYSFKLSYAASDTFVFAEEKCRDFNIMYNVWSDWMTLLSGHRESKLLEFTMFAQKKIYSLIRNFIVYQFHNTSTTSRIKQKWNADDNQYLKEDAGNLAPFLLRIRSKEPRYYQRIIETVSQISPFFADFVLNPTSKTVLLQWREKGTDLIFSPHQASDGTLRVMALVTLLLQPPDSLPDVLILDEPELGLHPYAINIIGSLINSVANRCQVILATQSPLLVDCFEPEDIIVVERNERESTFKRLVETDLEDWLEEYSLSELWNKNVIGGRPSR, encoded by the coding sequence ATGCTTAAACACATCAGCATCAAAGGCTTTAAATCAATTAAAGAATTAGAATTAGATTTATCTCCCATCAACGTTTTAATTGGCGCGAATGGTTCAGGTAAATCTAATTTTATTTCTTTTTTTAAGTTATTGAATCGGATGATGCAATCTCAAGGTGAATTGCAACTTTTTGTTGCACAATCAGGAGGTGCAAATTCTTTTCTGTTTGATGGAGCAGAAATTACTCTCCAAATTGAATCAGAACTTGAATTTGAAGTCAGTAAAGATAAATTTGACTATGCTTTTAAAAATGATAGATTTGACTATTCATTTAAACTTTCTTATGCAGCATCGGACACATTTGTATTTGCTGAAGAGAAGTGTCGTGATTTTAATATCATGTACAATGTTTGGTCAGATTGGATGACATTACTATCAGGTCATAGAGAATCAAAGCTGCTTGAATTCACAATGTTCGCACAAAAAAAAATCTATAGCCTGATACGAAATTTTATTGTGTATCAGTTTCATAACACTTCAACCACTTCAAGAATTAAACAAAAGTGGAATGCTGATGACAATCAATATCTTAAAGAAGATGCTGGTAATTTAGCACCATTTCTCTTAAGAATTAGATCAAAAGAACCTCGTTATTATCAAAGAATTATAGAAACAGTTTCACAAATCTCACCATTTTTTGCGGATTTTGTACTAAATCCTACGAGTAAAACAGTACTTTTACAATGGAGAGAAAAAGGAACTGATTTGATATTTAGTCCACATCAAGCATCGGATGGAACATTAAGAGTAATGGCTTTAGTAACGCTTTTATTACAACCTCCTGACAGTCTGCCTGATGTTTTAATTTTAGATGAGCCAGAGCTAGGATTACATCCCTACGCTATTAATATTATTGGTAGCTTAATTAATAGTGTTGCTAATCGCTGTCAAGTGATTTTAGCAACTCAATCACCATTATTAGTAGATTGTTTTGAACCAGAAGATATTATTGTTGTTGAAAGAAATGAGCGAGAATCTACTTTTAAAAGGTTAGTTGAAACAGATCTAGAAGACTGGCTAGAAGAATATTCATTGTCTGAGTTATGGAATAAAAATGTTATCGGTGGGAGACCTAGCCGATGA
- a CDS encoding Uma2 family endonuclease, whose protein sequence is MDKLEEYERLGISEYWIVDYLAIGSRNYLGEPKLPSVLIFTLDAEGKYQMTRFQNSDRLILATFPELNLTVEQIMTA, encoded by the coding sequence ATTGATAAGCTCGAAGAATATGAGCGTTTAGGAATTTCTGAATATTGGATCGTTGATTATTTAGCGATCGGTTCGCGCAACTATTTAGGAGAACCTAAACTTCCTTCTGTGCTGATATTTACCTTAGATGCAGAAGGGAAATATCAAATGACTAGATTTCAAAATAGTGATCGCCTAATTTTGGCAACATTTCCAGAATTAAATCTCACAGTCGAGCAGATTATGACAGCCTAA